One window of the Pirellulales bacterium genome contains the following:
- a CDS encoding DUF309 domain-containing protein, with translation MRRLVPEEPLPPYSYVNGRFPHPIRDPSGHSFGAVPAPCSMPDPNRWYECRPYLYGLDLFNFGYYWEDHEVWEGIWHAAGRSGPIGNFIKGLIKLAAAGVKVREGRPEGVRRHARRAAELFARVAAHLPPEQASYFGLSLPRLIGFATGAAREPPASVAPTGTPVEVVFQFVLQPDESQRFEPKSA, from the coding sequence ATGCGGCGGCTGGTGCCCGAGGAGCCGCTGCCGCCATACAGCTATGTCAACGGGAGATTTCCGCACCCGATTCGCGATCCGTCGGGGCACAGCTTCGGCGCCGTCCCGGCGCCTTGCTCCATGCCGGACCCAAACCGCTGGTACGAATGCCGCCCGTATTTGTACGGACTGGACCTCTTTAACTTCGGATACTACTGGGAGGACCATGAGGTCTGGGAAGGGATCTGGCACGCGGCGGGACGGAGCGGTCCGATCGGTAATTTCATCAAGGGGCTCATCAAGTTGGCTGCCGCCGGCGTCAAGGTTCGCGAGGGGCGGCCCGAAGGAGTTCGGAGGCACGCCCGGCGGGCCGCGGAGTTGTTCGCTCGAGTTGCCGCTCACCTTCCGCCCGAGCAGGCTTCCTACTTCGGACTCTCACTTCCGCGGCTCATCGGTTTTGCAACCGGCGCGGCGCGCGAGCCGCCAGCGTCCGTCGCGCCGACAGGAACGCCGGTGGAGGTTGTGTTTCAGTTCGTTCTCCAGCCTGACGAATCACAGCGGTTCGAGCCGAAGAGCGCCTAA